In Halobaculum magnesiiphilum, the following proteins share a genomic window:
- a CDS encoding Rieske (2Fe-2S) protein, with the protein MAVDDTEPDGYSEAVDLDELRAEGRALTAVDGTPIALFYHEGEVRAVNNRCPHMGFPLTEGSVDEGVLTCHWHHARFELSCGDTFDPWADDVDTYPTEIREGTVYVSPAPRRSDPPAIHWRERLDDGLEQNLRLVLAKSAVALVDAGVDPAEVVERGVTFGVRNRADGWSSGLTILVALANRLSDLDEQDRKRALYQGLTEVAGDCDGEAPKFEQEAFAATDVPFERLRSWFRENVEVRDADGAERVLRTAVAAGYGPEKLTELLVVAATDHRYLDTGHTFDYVNKATEALDLVGWDDEERTAEVLSSLVRGLATADRAEETSSWRQPDDLAAMCEESFARLDDLVAAGEGETWTEPDDFTERLHAADPETVFDAVEGAIENGATVEQLASAVSFAAAKRVALFATSNEFNDWNTVHHTFTFANAVHRAAERTDATALYRGVFDAAVNVYLDRFLNTPPAPEATGDPDADPDAALESLRGAFEQQGKVQRAGDAVADYLAAGGDPDRLKAELGNALLVEDTGFHTFQAYEAACRQFDAREDPEERRDCLVAAARYMAAHYPTRRSREQTFSIAARLLRGERVHGDADGDAGADESSPEASADD; encoded by the coding sequence ATGGCAGTCGATGACACGGAACCCGACGGGTACAGCGAGGCGGTCGACCTCGACGAGCTCCGAGCCGAGGGGCGCGCGCTGACGGCCGTCGACGGGACGCCGATCGCGTTGTTCTACCACGAGGGCGAGGTACGGGCGGTGAACAACCGCTGTCCGCACATGGGCTTTCCCCTGACGGAGGGCAGCGTCGACGAGGGCGTGCTCACCTGTCACTGGCACCACGCCCGCTTCGAGCTCTCCTGCGGCGACACGTTCGACCCATGGGCCGACGACGTCGACACCTATCCGACCGAGATCCGGGAGGGGACGGTGTACGTCTCGCCGGCGCCGCGGCGCTCGGACCCGCCGGCGATCCACTGGCGCGAGCGCCTCGACGACGGCCTCGAACAGAACCTCCGGCTCGTGCTGGCGAAGTCGGCGGTCGCGCTCGTCGACGCGGGCGTCGACCCGGCCGAGGTCGTCGAGCGCGGCGTCACCTTCGGCGTGCGCAACCGCGCCGACGGGTGGAGCTCCGGGCTCACCATCCTCGTCGCGCTGGCGAACCGACTCTCCGATCTGGACGAGCAGGACCGCAAGCGCGCGCTGTACCAGGGGCTCACGGAGGTCGCCGGCGACTGCGACGGCGAGGCGCCGAAGTTCGAGCAGGAGGCGTTCGCGGCGACGGATGTGCCCTTCGAGCGCCTGCGGTCGTGGTTCCGCGAGAACGTCGAGGTGCGCGACGCCGACGGCGCCGAGCGCGTGCTGCGCACCGCCGTCGCCGCCGGCTACGGCCCGGAGAAGCTGACCGAGCTGCTCGTCGTCGCGGCGACGGACCACCGCTATCTCGACACGGGCCACACGTTCGACTACGTGAACAAGGCGACCGAGGCGCTGGACCTGGTCGGCTGGGACGACGAGGAGCGCACCGCCGAGGTCCTCTCGTCGCTCGTGCGGGGGCTCGCGACCGCCGACCGCGCCGAGGAGACCTCCTCGTGGCGCCAGCCCGACGACCTCGCGGCGATGTGCGAGGAGTCGTTCGCCCGCCTCGACGACCTCGTCGCCGCCGGCGAGGGGGAGACGTGGACCGAGCCCGACGACTTCACCGAGCGCCTGCACGCGGCCGACCCCGAGACGGTGTTCGACGCGGTGGAGGGAGCGATCGAGAACGGGGCGACCGTCGAGCAGCTCGCGAGCGCGGTGTCGTTCGCGGCCGCAAAGCGCGTGGCGCTGTTCGCCACGAGCAACGAGTTCAACGACTGGAACACGGTCCATCACACGTTCACCTTCGCGAACGCGGTCCACCGGGCGGCCGAGCGGACGGACGCGACCGCGCTGTATCGCGGCGTGTTCGACGCCGCGGTGAACGTCTACCTCGACCGGTTCCTCAACACGCCGCCGGCGCCGGAGGCGACGGGCGACCCCGACGCCGATCCGGATGCCGCGTTAGAGTCGCTCCGGGGGGCATTCGAGCAGCAGGGGAAGGTGCAACGGGCCGGCGACGCGGTCGCCGACTACCTCGCCGCCGGCGGCGACCCCGACCGCCTGAAGGCCGAGCTGGGGAACGCGCTGCTGGTCGAGGACACCGGCTTCCACACCTTCCAGGCGTACGAGGCCGCCTGCCGGCAGTTCGACGCACGGGAGGACCCGGAGGAGCGCCGGGACTGTCTCGTGGCCGCCGCGCGCTACATGGCCGCGCACTACCCGACGCGCCGCTCGCGCGAGCAGACGTTCTCCATCGCCGCGCGGCTGCTGCGCGGCGAGCGGGTCCACGGCGACGCGGACGGCGACGCCGGCGCGGACGAGTCGAGCCCCGAGGCGAGCGCGGACGACTGA
- a CDS encoding NUDIX hydrolase, which produces MSTEDAGASDAAATANEEPEHENALQDVIAVDGDDTPQGTVNRLDAHTGDGIRHRAFTCLVFDSNGRLLLGQRAPGKRLWGTYWDGTVASHPVEGQTQKEATRERLEEELGITPDQYDEVTLTDRFEYKRYFENAGLEWEVCAVLKVTLEDDALDPDEEEIAGLLWVDYEHLHEHPEWYRQLRLCPWFEIAMRRDFE; this is translated from the coding sequence ATGAGCACAGAGGACGCCGGCGCGAGCGACGCCGCGGCGACCGCGAACGAGGAGCCGGAACACGAGAACGCCCTCCAGGACGTGATCGCCGTCGACGGCGACGACACCCCGCAGGGGACCGTGAACCGGCTGGACGCCCACACCGGGGACGGCATCCGCCACCGGGCGTTCACCTGCCTCGTCTTCGACTCGAACGGCCGCCTTCTCCTGGGCCAACGCGCGCCCGGAAAGCGCCTGTGGGGCACCTACTGGGACGGCACGGTCGCATCCCACCCCGTCGAGGGCCAGACGCAGAAGGAGGCCACCCGCGAGCGACTGGAGGAGGAACTCGGCATCACCCCCGACCAGTACGACGAGGTGACCCTCACCGACCGCTTCGAGTACAAGCGCTACTTCGAGAACGCGGGGCTGGAGTGGGAGGTGTGTGCCGTCCTGAAGGTCACGCTGGAGGACGACGCGCTCGACCCCGACGAGGAGGAGATCGCGGGCCTGCTGTGGGTCGACTACGAACACCTCCACGAGCACCCCGAGTGGTACCGCCAACTCCGTCTATGCCCGTGGTTCGAGATCGCCATGCGGCGCGACTTCGAGTAA
- a CDS encoding desampylase — MTADRLLLPADVRDTLHERRVAGAPAEVCGILLGDRAGDADAEREEQDAGTADRVAEAVPVDNVAADPERRYELDPAETVAVIEDAEARDRDVVGFYHSHPRGPAAPSDTDRDRATWTGYVYAIVAPEAVVAYRWTGESFRRLRVETP, encoded by the coding sequence GTGACCGCCGACCGCCTCCTGCTCCCGGCCGACGTGCGCGACACCCTGCACGAGCGCCGCGTCGCCGGCGCGCCCGCCGAAGTGTGCGGGATCCTCCTCGGCGACCGCGCGGGCGACGCTGACGCGGAACGCGAGGAGCAAGACGCGGGCACGGCCGACCGCGTCGCCGAGGCGGTCCCCGTCGACAACGTCGCCGCCGACCCCGAGCGCCGCTACGAGCTCGACCCCGCGGAGACGGTCGCCGTGATCGAGGACGCCGAGGCCCGCGACCGCGACGTGGTCGGTTTCTACCACAGCCATCCCCGCGGCCCGGCCGCGCCCTCCGACACCGACCGCGATCGCGCGACGTGGACGGGCTACGTCTACGCGATCGTCGCCCCCGAGGCGGTCGTCGCGTACCGCTGGACCGGCGAGTCGTTCCGGCGGCTCCGGGTCGAAACGCCGTAA
- a CDS encoding DUF7260 family protein — MNGASRGVGRLSTEPVELGVESMCRAAACEHPDIAVGLAVLGMTAVFLLIAGAVLSRLDGAREALAREVTRTRAERDAFEQFRRRVAKLESSERARPTPTGGGTNVLTVPAGGATVDEDGLADARRAYRETVMATAHYEEEYDETLATNVAEEFSAPVASALVEDGGALTPSLRTTLASGARHASEERAELLSKLETERSSIEAAESTLSPAVDTSEGVVDRDLSRATYTDIVADYERLEWHEGRVESLLSDRQARIHDEEGDRRHWFDYLYRSLASPYPVLSAGAGTLSLIDDAKSALASAAGDR, encoded by the coding sequence ATGAACGGAGCGAGTCGCGGGGTCGGTCGGCTCTCGACCGAGCCCGTCGAACTGGGGGTGGAGTCGATGTGCCGGGCCGCGGCGTGTGAGCACCCGGACATCGCGGTGGGGCTCGCCGTCCTGGGGATGACGGCCGTGTTCCTCCTGATCGCGGGAGCGGTGCTGTCGCGGCTCGACGGCGCACGCGAGGCGCTCGCGCGGGAGGTGACTCGAACGCGCGCGGAACGGGACGCGTTCGAACAGTTCCGGCGCCGCGTCGCGAAGCTCGAGTCGAGCGAGCGCGCGCGTCCGACGCCGACCGGCGGGGGAACCAACGTGCTGACGGTGCCGGCCGGGGGGGCGACCGTCGACGAGGACGGACTGGCTGACGCCCGTCGGGCCTACCGCGAGACGGTGATGGCGACGGCCCACTACGAGGAGGAGTACGACGAGACGCTCGCGACGAACGTCGCCGAGGAGTTCTCCGCGCCGGTCGCGAGCGCGCTCGTCGAGGACGGCGGGGCGTTGACCCCGTCGCTGCGGACGACGCTCGCGAGCGGCGCCCGACACGCCAGCGAGGAGCGCGCGGAGCTGCTCTCGAAGCTGGAGACCGAGCGGTCGTCGATCGAGGCGGCCGAGTCGACGCTCTCGCCCGCGGTCGACACGAGCGAGGGAGTCGTCGATCGCGACCTGTCGCGCGCGACCTACACCGACATCGTCGCCGACTACGAGCGCCTCGAGTGGCACGAGGGGCGCGTCGAGTCGCTGTTGTCGGACCGACAGGCCCGGATCCACGACGAGGAGGGCGACCGTCGCCACTGGTTCGACTACCTCTATCGCTCGCTGGCGTCGCCGTACCCGGTGCTGTCGGCGGGCGCGGGAACGCTCTCGCTGATCGACGACGCGAAGTCCGCGCTGGCGTCCGCCGCGGGCGACCGCTGA
- a CDS encoding precorrin-2 dehydrogenase/sirohydrochlorin ferrochelatase family protein — MIPLLHDFTDETVLVVGGGPVGARKARTFAREARTVVVSPAFAERDFGDAELVRAAPAPEEVPDWVDRLAPALVVAATDDDAVNEAAERAARAAGALVNRADRSGGREAGSVVVPATVRDDPVVAAVATGGAAPALSTELRRRIESEIEGAGPMADLVAEIRADLKAAGVEPTDRREAVRAVVGSSAVWKALQDGLSNARQEANRVMEATDD; from the coding sequence GTGATCCCGCTGCTGCACGACTTCACGGACGAGACGGTGCTCGTCGTCGGCGGCGGGCCGGTCGGCGCGCGCAAGGCCCGCACGTTCGCGCGGGAGGCGCGCACGGTCGTCGTCAGCCCCGCGTTCGCCGAGCGCGACTTCGGCGACGCGGAGCTGGTGCGCGCGGCGCCCGCGCCCGAGGAGGTGCCCGACTGGGTCGACCGACTCGCCCCGGCGCTGGTCGTCGCCGCGACGGACGACGACGCGGTGAACGAGGCCGCCGAGCGCGCCGCCCGCGCGGCGGGGGCGCTCGTGAACCGGGCGGACCGGTCGGGCGGGCGCGAGGCGGGCAGCGTCGTCGTGCCGGCGACCGTCCGCGACGACCCCGTCGTCGCCGCCGTCGCGACGGGCGGGGCCGCGCCCGCGCTCTCGACGGAGCTCCGCCGGCGCATCGAGTCGGAGATCGAGGGCGCGGGCCCGATGGCCGACCTTGTGGCGGAGATCCGGGCGGATCTGAAGGCGGCCGGGGTGGAGCCGACCGACCGACGGGAGGCGGTTCGGGCGGTGGTCGGATCGTCGGCGGTTTGGAAGGCTTTACAAGACGGACTCTCCAACGCACGACAGGAAGCGAATCGAGTCATGGAGGCGACCGATGATTGA
- the carA gene encoding glutamine-hydrolyzing carbamoyl-phosphate synthase small subunit, protein MADAYVALADGRVFEARARAPGRTRGELVFTTAYTGYEESLTDPSYEEQVLTFSYPLIGNYGVRAERFESDRVHPNAAIAREFTDDVAEWLESEGVPAVDHLDTRDIVTSVREEGAMACGIAAGPDATPEAAKEELEQCVEMSDHLDIGKQVSTDEPYTVEGDGEYDVALVDCGMKGSIPSSLTERGADVHVLPYDVDAETVAELDPDVLFVSNGPGDPANFESAQALVEEFAGEVPLAGICLGQQIVARAFGGDTEKMAFGHHGVNQPVRDVETGQVVMTTQNHGYSVADPGDLEVTQLNVNDDTAEGLKSDECAVITRQYHPEANPGPHDSLGFFDEVLEMAEGGSRTPVTAD, encoded by the coding sequence ATGGCGGACGCCTACGTCGCCCTGGCCGACGGCCGTGTCTTCGAGGCACGCGCCCGCGCGCCGGGCCGGACACGTGGTGAACTGGTGTTCACGACCGCGTACACCGGGTACGAGGAGTCGCTCACGGACCCCTCCTACGAGGAGCAGGTCCTCACGTTCTCCTACCCGTTGATCGGAAACTACGGCGTCCGAGCGGAGCGATTCGAGTCCGATCGCGTCCACCCGAACGCCGCGATCGCCCGCGAGTTCACCGACGACGTGGCCGAGTGGCTCGAGTCCGAGGGCGTGCCCGCGGTCGACCACCTCGACACCCGCGACATCGTCACGAGCGTGCGCGAGGAGGGCGCGATGGCCTGCGGCATCGCCGCCGGACCGGACGCGACCCCCGAGGCCGCGAAGGAGGAGCTGGAGCAGTGCGTCGAGATGTCCGACCACCTCGATATCGGCAAGCAGGTGTCGACGGACGAGCCGTACACCGTCGAGGGCGACGGCGAGTACGACGTGGCGCTCGTCGACTGCGGCATGAAGGGCTCCATCCCCTCCTCGCTGACCGAGCGCGGCGCCGACGTGCACGTGCTGCCGTACGACGTGGACGCCGAGACGGTCGCGGAGCTGGACCCGGACGTGCTGTTCGTCTCGAACGGCCCCGGCGACCCCGCGAACTTCGAGTCCGCGCAGGCGCTCGTCGAGGAGTTCGCCGGCGAGGTCCCGCTGGCGGGCATCTGTCTCGGCCAGCAGATCGTCGCCCGCGCGTTCGGCGGCGACACCGAGAAGATGGCCTTCGGCCACCACGGCGTCAACCAGCCCGTGCGCGACGTGGAGACGGGACAGGTCGTCATGACGACCCAGAACCACGGCTACTCCGTCGCCGACCCCGGCGACTTGGAGGTGACGCAGTTGAACGTCAACGACGACACCGCCGAGGGGCTCAAAAGCGACGAGTGCGCGGTCATCACCCGGCAGTACCATCCCGAGGCGAACCCCGGCCCGCACGACTCGCTGGGCTTCTTCGACGAGGTGCTCGAGATGGCCGAGGGCGGGTCGCGGACGCCGGTTACGGCGGACTGA
- the lwrS gene encoding LWR-salt protein, with translation MDASYVFRVRFTLSPRRARIDPDAFETVLRIPAPPPGEEGWLLFRDTLWRGEANDDEHARRLCGDRLPEGVEVLSATFAEFETDEAYLAALREAVGDDLAAFRADSVREALHKYFGSSIRVDADGDPATERSGERDGESRRDDEETEEG, from the coding sequence GTGGACGCGTCGTACGTCTTCCGGGTGCGCTTCACGCTCTCGCCGCGGCGCGCGCGGATCGACCCGGACGCCTTCGAGACGGTGCTTCGGATCCCCGCGCCGCCGCCGGGCGAGGAGGGATGGCTGCTGTTTCGGGACACGCTGTGGCGCGGCGAGGCGAACGACGACGAGCACGCGCGACGGCTCTGTGGCGACCGGCTCCCGGAGGGCGTCGAGGTGCTGTCCGCGACGTTCGCGGAGTTCGAGACCGACGAGGCGTACCTCGCGGCGCTGCGCGAGGCCGTCGGCGACGACCTCGCGGCGTTTCGCGCCGACTCGGTGCGGGAGGCGCTGCACAAGTACTTCGGCTCCTCGATCCGCGTCGACGCGGACGGCGACCCGGCAACCGAGAGGTCCGGGGAGAGAGACGGGGAGTCCAGGAGAGATGACGAGGAGACAGAGGAGGGCTAA
- a CDS encoding Lrp/AsnC family transcriptional regulator, with product MDDLDRRILNLLRRDARTPYTEIAEEVGTSEGTVRNRVDRMTSEGVIERFTVTTRTGNVKAMVEISVDMNVNTSAVSERLADWEEVDFVWQVSGQEDIVLIVDCVDTRAVNELITRARELDEIEGTKTRLILDERLG from the coding sequence ATGGACGACCTGGACCGGCGCATCCTCAACCTCCTGCGACGGGACGCGCGGACGCCGTACACGGAGATCGCCGAGGAGGTCGGCACGAGCGAGGGGACGGTGCGAAACCGGGTGGACCGGATGACCAGCGAGGGCGTCATCGAGCGCTTCACCGTCACCACGCGCACGGGGAACGTGAAGGCGATGGTGGAGATCAGCGTCGACATGAACGTCAACACCAGCGCCGTTTCCGAGCGGCTGGCCGACTGGGAGGAGGTCGACTTCGTCTGGCAGGTTTCGGGTCAGGAGGACATCGTGCTCATCGTCGACTGCGTGGACACCCGCGCGGTGAACGAGCTCATCACGCGCGCCCGCGAGCTCGACGAGATCGAGGGGACGAAGACGCGGCTCATTCTGGACGAGCGGCTCGGGTAG
- a CDS encoding type II toxin-antitoxin system VapC family toxin, whose protein sequence is MSGRRLLADVNALAIQLVDDHPGHRYVADTLVPALSGTDTLITFGYLPLRVQWILEDLGFDTVDARNAVSSLLEYPMEFANADADTIRLAYELSAEKNHDVYDCFYLALARERDADELVTTDRDFERLCSEEPVSYRNPVPEDVLQQFATANK, encoded by the coding sequence GTGAGCGGCCGTCGGCTGCTCGCGGACGTTAACGCTCTCGCGATCCAGTTGGTCGACGACCATCCCGGACACCGCTACGTGGCCGATACGCTCGTTCCCGCCCTCTCCGGTACGGACACACTGATCACGTTCGGCTATCTCCCGCTCCGAGTTCAGTGGATTCTGGAGGACCTGGGGTTCGACACCGTCGACGCTCGCAACGCGGTCTCCTCGCTTCTCGAGTACCCGATGGAGTTCGCGAACGCCGACGCCGACACGATCCGGCTCGCGTACGAACTGAGCGCCGAAAAGAACCACGACGTGTACGACTGTTTCTACCTCGCGCTGGCACGCGAGAGGGATGCAGACGAACTCGTCACCACCGACAGGGACTTCGAGCGGCTCTGTTCCGAAGAGCCGGTGTCGTACCGGAACCCAGTACCCGAGGACGTGTTACAGCAGTTCGCGACCGCGAACAAGTAG
- the hemA gene encoding glutamyl-tRNA reductase yields the protein MIDTGVVAGVSVSHANASVDEIESAHVADPTALVSELLAREGVEEAFAIQTCNRAEAYVAADDAAVARTAVERFAPDVREGAVVHLDHEDSLRHLMRVAAGLESLVLGEDQILGQLRDAAEAARGVGGLSGGVLDDALSKARQVGKRARAETAINEGSLSLGSAAVELAARETDLADASALVVGAGEMGLLSARALDASPVSRIVVANRTLRTAEHVASDLDTESAAVGIDALPAEAAAADVVIAATGATDPTVRDETVADAGETLCIDLGQPRDVVPDAGDERVAVRDIDDLETVTDEARERRASAAEAVEGMIDAEFDRLLEEFKRKRADDAVSAMYESAERTKQRELREAMAKLEAHGELTDDQRETVAALADALVGQLLAAPTKSLREAAAEDDWETIHTAMQLFDPEFDGPPSTPGGARSPDGSADPPDGVLERLSEE from the coding sequence ATGATTGACACCGGCGTCGTCGCGGGCGTGAGCGTGAGCCACGCGAACGCGTCCGTCGACGAGATCGAGTCCGCGCACGTCGCGGACCCGACGGCGCTCGTGTCCGAGCTGCTCGCCCGCGAGGGAGTCGAGGAGGCGTTCGCCATCCAGACGTGCAACCGCGCCGAGGCGTACGTCGCGGCCGACGACGCCGCCGTCGCGCGGACGGCCGTCGAGCGGTTCGCGCCCGACGTTCGCGAGGGCGCCGTCGTCCACCTCGACCACGAGGACAGCCTGCGGCACCTCATGCGCGTCGCCGCGGGGCTGGAGTCGCTCGTGCTCGGCGAGGACCAGATCCTCGGGCAACTGCGCGACGCCGCGGAGGCCGCCCGCGGCGTCGGGGGGCTGTCCGGCGGCGTGCTCGACGACGCGCTCTCGAAGGCACGACAGGTGGGCAAGCGCGCACGCGCGGAGACGGCGATCAACGAGGGGTCGCTGTCGCTCGGCTCGGCGGCGGTCGAACTCGCCGCCCGCGAGACCGACCTCGCGGACGCCTCGGCGCTGGTCGTCGGCGCCGGCGAGATGGGACTGCTCTCGGCGCGGGCGCTGGACGCCTCGCCGGTCTCCCGGATCGTCGTCGCCAACAGGACCCTCCGCACCGCCGAACACGTCGCGTCCGATCTCGACACCGAGTCGGCGGCGGTCGGCATCGACGCCCTCCCCGCGGAGGCGGCGGCGGCCGACGTCGTCATCGCGGCCACCGGCGCCACCGACCCGACCGTCCGCGACGAGACCGTCGCCGACGCGGGCGAGACGCTGTGTATCGATCTGGGTCAACCCCGCGACGTCGTCCCGGACGCCGGGGACGAGCGCGTCGCCGTCCGCGACATCGACGACCTCGAGACCGTCACCGACGAGGCGCGCGAGCGCCGCGCGAGCGCCGCGGAGGCCGTCGAGGGGATGATCGACGCCGAGTTCGACCGGCTCCTCGAGGAGTTCAAGCGAAAGCGCGCCGACGACGCCGTCTCCGCGATGTACGAGTCGGCCGAGCGGACGAAACAGCGCGAGCTGCGCGAGGCGATGGCGAAGCTGGAGGCGCACGGCGAGCTCACCGACGACCAGCGCGAGACCGTCGCCGCCCTCGCGGACGCGCTCGTCGGGCAGCTCCTCGCGGCGCCGACGAAGAGCCTCCGCGAGGCGGCCGCCGAGGACGACTGGGAGACGATCCACACGGCGATGCAGCTGTTCGACCCCGAGTTCGACGGGCCGCCGTCGACGCCCGGGGGAGCCCGATCGCCCGACGGCAGCGCGGATCCCCCCGACGGCGTGCTCGAACGACTCTCCGAGGAGTAG
- a CDS encoding HAD family hydrolase, with the protein MVPDTYDFWLFDLDGTLVDAEWSYTREVFDRVGSRIDYDFSDRQAEVLWHGLTGARDPLLREWGLEPAEFWPAFHAVEDPQARADATYLHDDAARLLGDLHERDVPLGLVTHCAEFLARPVTDRLGLTDRFDTFLACSDETGWKPAPDPLHAAMNDIGVDPTAQRGVYLGDGASDVGAAWNAGLDAVHVERHGHEERGRCVRADHRVWSFDDLPRTGSAGAAGTAGPASGVAWGTGLTRADGSGFDGDRTD; encoded by the coding sequence ATGGTCCCCGACACGTACGACTTCTGGCTGTTCGACCTCGACGGCACGCTCGTCGACGCCGAGTGGTCGTACACCCGCGAGGTGTTCGACCGGGTCGGATCCCGCATCGACTACGACTTCTCCGACCGGCAGGCCGAGGTGCTGTGGCACGGCCTGACCGGCGCGCGCGACCCTCTCCTGCGCGAATGGGGGCTCGAGCCCGCGGAGTTCTGGCCGGCGTTTCACGCCGTCGAGGACCCGCAGGCGCGCGCCGACGCGACGTACCTCCACGACGACGCCGCGCGCCTGCTCGGCGATCTCCACGAGCGGGACGTGCCGCTGGGGCTCGTCACCCACTGCGCCGAGTTCCTGGCGCGCCCGGTCACCGACCGGCTCGGGCTGACCGACCGCTTCGATACGTTCCTCGCGTGTTCCGACGAGACCGGGTGGAAACCCGCCCCCGACCCCCTCCACGCCGCGATGAACGACATCGGCGTCGACCCGACGGCCCAGCGGGGCGTCTACCTCGGCGACGGTGCCAGCGACGTGGGCGCCGCCTGGAACGCCGGCCTCGACGCCGTCCACGTCGAACGCCACGGGCACGAGGAGCGCGGGCGCTGCGTCCGGGCGGACCACCGGGTGTGGAGCTTCGACGACCTGCCGCGAACGGGCTCGGCCGGCGCCGCGGGCACCGCTGGACCCGCCTCGGGCGTCGCGTGGGGAACGGGACTCACCCGCGCCGACGGGTCCGGCTTCGACGGCGACCGAACGGACTGA
- a CDS encoding 4a-hydroxytetrahydrobiopterin dehydratase, protein MSDVLDADEIAGALPDGWHHDADADEIARTFEFDSYLEGVGFAAGAGGLAEEAFHHPSMTVEWREVEVRLTTHDAGGVTGKDIDLAERLNELAG, encoded by the coding sequence GTGAGCGACGTACTCGACGCCGACGAGATCGCGGGGGCACTGCCCGACGGCTGGCACCACGACGCCGACGCCGACGAGATCGCCCGCACCTTCGAGTTCGACTCGTATCTCGAGGGGGTCGGCTTCGCGGCCGGCGCGGGCGGGCTCGCCGAGGAGGCGTTCCACCACCCGTCGATGACCGTCGAGTGGCGCGAGGTCGAGGTCCGCCTCACCACCCACGACGCCGGCGGCGTCACCGGGAAGGACATCGACCTGGCCGAACGGCTGAACGAACTCGCGGGGTAA
- a CDS encoding AbrB/MazE/SpoVT family DNA-binding domain-containing protein, whose amino-acid sequence MSLNDVVDEATNGEAYGTATLNERGRLTIPKRLRDELNLEDGTEFTVVRENGDIRLVRNLPDLDTLTRGSDWGPEAFRDAGSGTFGGRQ is encoded by the coding sequence ATGAGTCTGAACGATGTAGTCGACGAGGCGACGAACGGCGAGGCGTACGGAACGGCGACGTTGAACGAGCGCGGGCGGTTGACGATCCCGAAACGCCTCCGTGACGAACTCAACCTGGAGGACGGGACCGAGTTCACCGTCGTTCGCGAGAACGGGGACATTCGGCTCGTCCGGAACCTCCCCGACCTCGACACCCTGACTCGGGGCAGCGATTGGGGTCCGGAAGCGTTCCGCGATGCCGGGTCGGGCACGTTTGGGGGTCGCCAGTGA